CCTTCATGCGTTCTTCGCTGATGGCAGGTTCAAATCCTTCTTCCTTCTCATAGTGGAGGTCTTCAAGAATTCCGCTTGATGCCTTCTCCTTCATACCTTCCAGGATCTGCCTTCCTTCATAGTCATCACGGTGAGCAAACTGGTATCCTGCAACAACAACCTTCATTCCGAGATCTTCAAAGAGATTCTGGTAGTGGTGTGAACGGGATCCTCCGGAAAAGATAAATGCTGTCTTACCCTGGAGCTTGTTCCTGTACTTTTCCAGTTCTGGCTGGATCTTAGCCATTTCCTCTTCAATTACTTCCTCGGTCTTCTTTGTGAGTTCCGGGTCATCGAAGAATTCAGCCATCTTCCTGAGTGACTTCTTTGTTCCTTCGACACCAATGTAATTGACCTTGAGCCACGGAACTCCGTATTTCTCTTCCATCATACGGTTGGTGTAGTTTACTGACCTGTGACAGAGGAGGATACTGAGTTTTGCCTGGTGTGCCTTTGAAAGATTGTGGTATGAACCGTCTCCTGTGAAACTTGAAACTATACGATATCCGATCTTTTCAAAGAGTGGCTTGATTTCCCAGAGATCTCCACCAATGTTGTATTCACCAAATATGTTGATGTCAAATGGTGTTGGGTTCTCCAGTTCTTCGCTACCTATCAGATGCTCCATGATTACGTTACTTGCAACGTGGTGTCCAGCTGACTGACTTACACCTCTGTAACCTTCACATCGAAGGGCCATTATCTTTACACCATGTTCCTTCTCTGCTTCCGAAGCAACTGCTTCGATATCGTCTCCGATAAGTCCTACAGGACATGTTGCATTGATGGATATCGCACCCGGCTTGAAGATCCTGACAGCATCATCGATAGCTTGCTTGAGTTTCTTCTCACCACCGAATACAATATCTGTTTCCTTCATGTCGGTTGAGAAACAGTATTGCAGGTAGTTATCGCCGCCATCGTCTGCCTTTCCCATATTTCTCCTGGTTCCCCAGGTGTAGTATCCACAGCCAATTGGTCCGTGTGTAATGTGAACCATATCCTTGATAGGTCCCATTACCACACCCTTACCACCTGCATAGGCACAACCACGGTTTGTCATTATGCCGGGGATGGTCTTGGCGTTAGCTTCGATATGATTGTCGGAACAGGAGCTCTTGACTGTAAAGTGCTTTCTTCTGTCCTTGGCGACCTTCTCAGGGTAGATCTTCATCATCTCATCGATGACTTCCTGCGTGGACTCTACTTCAGAACTCATTGTTCTTCCCTCCCTACAGTGATTTCGCCTTCTTCTCCGGTCCTTAT
The window above is part of the Methanolobus zinderi genome. Proteins encoded here:
- the nifD gene encoding nitrogenase molybdenum-iron protein alpha chain; translated protein: MSSEVESTQEVIDEMMKIYPEKVAKDRRKHFTVKSSCSDNHIEANAKTIPGIMTNRGCAYAGGKGVVMGPIKDMVHITHGPIGCGYYTWGTRRNMGKADDGGDNYLQYCFSTDMKETDIVFGGEKKLKQAIDDAVRIFKPGAISINATCPVGLIGDDIEAVASEAEKEHGVKIMALRCEGYRGVSQSAGHHVASNVIMEHLIGSEELENPTPFDINIFGEYNIGGDLWEIKPLFEKIGYRIVSSFTGDGSYHNLSKAHQAKLSILLCHRSVNYTNRMMEEKYGVPWLKVNYIGVEGTKKSLRKMAEFFDDPELTKKTEEVIEEEMAKIQPELEKYRNKLQGKTAFIFSGGSRSHHYQNLFEDLGMKVVVAGYQFAHRDDYEGRQILEGMKEKASSGILEDLHYEKEEGFEPAISEERMKELKEKLGLMSYDGMLPEMPEGTIAVDDLNHYETEFLIKELKPDLFCSGIKDKYWAQKMGVPSRQIHSYDYSGRYTGFTGVLNFAKDVDMSVNNPSWKLQKTPWKGA